The following are encoded together in the Bacillota bacterium genome:
- a CDS encoding TrkA family potassium uptake protein → MRIIIVGCGRLGSELANSLWLDRHDIAVIDQDPEAFLRLAKTFTGNRIVGHAMDQDTLKQARIEDVDAFVAVTGDDNLNIISARIAREVYYVPRVVTRIYDPIRANIYERLGVPTVSTTTWAVNKIEDLIFHRALDVQLSFGNGEVELVRVAIPVGLFGRTVADITIPGELEVVVITRRGRSFIPTLGTVFEEGDVARVMVSRSAIGRLEEFISAVA, encoded by the coding sequence TTGCGTATCATAATAGTTGGCTGCGGTCGTTTAGGATCAGAACTTGCGAATTCACTTTGGCTTGACAGGCATGACATAGCCGTTATCGACCAAGACCCAGAGGCTTTTCTGCGTCTAGCGAAAACGTTTACTGGCAATAGAATAGTTGGCCATGCGATGGACCAGGACACCTTAAAACAAGCACGAATTGAAGACGTGGACGCGTTCGTGGCAGTTACCGGGGATGACAATCTAAATATTATTTCGGCAAGAATTGCCAGAGAAGTTTATTACGTGCCTCGCGTCGTTACCAGGATTTATGATCCTATTCGGGCAAATATCTACGAGAGACTCGGAGTCCCCACTGTTTCAACGACTACGTGGGCTGTAAATAAGATTGAAGATCTAATATTTCACAGGGCTTTGGATGTGCAACTTAGTTTTGGCAATGGAGAAGTTGAGCTGGTAAGAGTTGCAATACCCGTTGGTCTTTTCGGTAGAACTGTTGCGGACATAACCATACCGGGCGAGCTTGAAGTTGTGGTAATTACCAGGCGAGGCCGGTCTTTTATTCCAACACTCGGCACTGTTTTTGAAGAAGGAGATGTTGCACGGGTTATGGTATCAAGGTCTGCAATTGGCCGTCTTGAAGAGTTTATAAGCGCTGTAGCTTA
- a CDS encoding cation-transporting P-type ATPase: protein MQPYRWTAEDAYRELRTSPRGLSDEEALARLQEYGPNKLPEVKKRPLIFSFLANLYNLLAILLWGGAILAFIGGLPQLGYAIIVVIILNAIFAFFQEYKAEKATEALKQLLPSYGRVLRNGEVKRILVEEVVPGDILVLEEGDNIPADGRLVDAFEMRTINASFTGESAPVRRITDPVLTDMHITEAPNLVFAGTSVASGTGRAVVYATGQQTEFGKIASLTAAIAPGPSPLEREVAKATQIVALLAIGFGVVLFLVSIFVTELGITDSLLFAIGIIVANVPEGLLPTLSLSLAIGVQRMARKHALIKKLSSVETLGSTTVICTDKTGTLTQNEMTVREIWVDNKVLEVTGVGYEPTGEFYQDGHKLTSEELKKYNLLWRSASFCNTSRLVPPGDGRRSWSVVGDPTEAALLVACRKAGFNIEEEFKRFPRVYLIPFESARKRMSSIHEIRPDMDEACVKGAPKETLDLSNRIWLDNNVVLLTDEMRNEIIRANDEFARRGLRVLAIAYKDISPEVEFSATNIEKDLVFLGLMAMQDPPRPEVEHAVSVAQGAGIRIVMITGDYGLTAESIARKIGIIKSESPRIITGDELDSMSENDLEEALYKGEVIFARVAPEHKLKIVSAFKDRGEIVAVTGDGVNDAPALKKADIGIAMGITGTDVAKEASEMVLTDDNFASIVAAIEEGRSVFDNIKKFVTYIFAHLTPEAVPFILFVISGGSIPLGITVLQILAIDLGTETLPALALGIEAAEPGVMQRPPRKKGEGIIDRSLLFRAYIFMGLIESILVVGGFFYVLYSGGWSFGTPDISNPASPMHSLYLAATTMTFLGIVGTQVGTVFASRTNRASVFEVGLLSNRWVIYGVIFELIIVSLIIYVPFLQRIFGTAPLGIVEWIIALSFGVVIFLADELRKWYLRRFVPPTERGYFGREPVTPAEEEAYRKREAAA from the coding sequence ATGCAGCCATATCGATGGACCGCAGAAGATGCCTATCGTGAACTAAGGACGTCCCCGAGGGGGCTTTCCGACGAAGAAGCTTTAGCGAGACTACAAGAATACGGCCCTAATAAACTTCCAGAAGTAAAGAAGCGGCCACTTATCTTTAGTTTCTTGGCAAACCTTTATAACCTCCTTGCGATTCTGCTATGGGGCGGGGCAATACTGGCGTTTATAGGCGGTCTGCCGCAGCTTGGTTATGCGATAATCGTCGTCATTATACTCAATGCAATATTCGCTTTTTTTCAGGAATACAAAGCAGAGAAGGCGACAGAGGCGTTAAAACAGCTTCTTCCAAGCTATGGCAGGGTTTTGCGCAACGGGGAGGTAAAGCGCATACTTGTCGAAGAAGTTGTGCCGGGCGATATCCTTGTACTTGAAGAGGGAGATAACATACCTGCAGATGGGAGGCTGGTTGATGCTTTTGAGATGCGTACGATAAACGCCTCCTTCACCGGCGAGTCCGCTCCAGTTAGGAGAATTACCGATCCCGTACTAACGGATATGCATATTACTGAAGCGCCTAACCTGGTGTTTGCTGGTACTAGCGTCGCCAGCGGAACAGGGAGGGCAGTTGTATATGCAACCGGCCAGCAGACAGAATTTGGGAAAATAGCAAGCCTTACAGCGGCAATTGCTCCTGGGCCGAGTCCGCTAGAAAGAGAGGTGGCAAAAGCCACCCAGATAGTTGCTTTGCTTGCTATAGGGTTTGGAGTTGTTCTCTTCCTTGTATCGATATTTGTGACCGAACTTGGGATTACGGATAGCCTTCTCTTTGCAATAGGCATTATTGTTGCAAACGTTCCCGAGGGATTACTCCCCACACTTTCACTATCCCTGGCAATAGGCGTGCAGCGAATGGCGCGCAAGCATGCTCTCATAAAAAAGCTGTCAAGTGTCGAGACACTTGGATCCACCACTGTAATTTGCACAGATAAAACAGGCACCCTTACTCAAAACGAGATGACTGTGCGCGAGATATGGGTTGACAATAAAGTTCTCGAAGTTACAGGTGTTGGCTATGAGCCAACGGGTGAATTTTATCAAGACGGGCATAAGCTAACTTCTGAGGAGCTTAAAAAATATAATCTTCTATGGCGATCTGCTTCTTTTTGCAACACATCAAGGCTGGTTCCACCTGGCGATGGTAGACGAAGCTGGAGTGTTGTAGGCGACCCAACAGAGGCCGCACTTTTAGTTGCTTGCCGCAAAGCGGGGTTTAACATTGAAGAAGAATTCAAAAGATTTCCAAGAGTTTATCTTATTCCCTTCGAGTCGGCTCGTAAAAGAATGTCGAGCATCCATGAGATAAGGCCGGATATGGATGAGGCCTGTGTTAAAGGCGCGCCTAAAGAGACGCTTGATTTGAGCAACCGTATATGGCTAGACAATAATGTTGTGCTGCTTACGGACGAGATGCGAAATGAAATTATTAGGGCGAATGATGAATTTGCCCGGCGTGGGTTGAGGGTTCTAGCTATAGCTTATAAAGATATCAGCCCTGAAGTCGAGTTTAGTGCCACTAATATCGAAAAGGACCTTGTATTTTTGGGCCTAATGGCGATGCAGGATCCTCCCAGACCGGAAGTTGAGCATGCAGTTTCCGTTGCACAGGGTGCCGGCATCCGCATTGTCATGATTACGGGTGATTATGGGCTTACCGCAGAGTCGATTGCTAGAAAAATCGGCATAATAAAGAGCGAAAGCCCAAGAATCATAACCGGAGATGAACTTGACTCAATGTCCGAAAATGACCTTGAAGAAGCGCTTTATAAAGGGGAGGTAATCTTTGCTCGGGTAGCTCCTGAACACAAGCTAAAGATTGTATCTGCCTTTAAAGATAGAGGCGAGATCGTTGCCGTTACAGGCGATGGTGTAAACGATGCGCCTGCATTAAAGAAGGCTGATATCGGCATTGCTATGGGTATAACCGGAACCGACGTCGCAAAAGAAGCATCCGAGATGGTGTTAACTGACGATAACTTTGCAAGCATAGTTGCCGCAATTGAAGAAGGAAGAAGCGTTTTTGACAACATAAAGAAGTTTGTTACCTATATATTTGCCCATCTTACGCCTGAGGCTGTGCCGTTCATACTTTTCGTTATATCGGGCGGAAGTATCCCGCTTGGCATAACGGTTCTTCAAATCCTGGCCATCGATCTTGGGACGGAGACATTGCCAGCTCTAGCATTGGGAATCGAGGCTGCCGAGCCGGGTGTAATGCAACGGCCTCCAAGAAAGAAGGGCGAAGGCATAATAGATAGATCCCTGTTATTTAGGGCTTATATTTTTATGGGCCTTATCGAATCAATTCTTGTTGTCGGGGGATTTTTCTATGTTCTGTATTCAGGCGGCTGGAGTTTTGGTACCCCGGATATTTCTAATCCGGCAAGCCCTATGCACAGTTTGTATCTTGCCGCAACAACGATGACGTTTCTTGGTATAGTAGGCACGCAGGTTGGAACGGTATTTGCTTCACGCACAAACAGGGCTTCGGTGTTTGAAGTTGGCTTGTTATCAAACCGATGGGTTATATATGGTGTTATATTTGAGCTCATCATCGTGTCCTTAATAATATATGTACCTTTTCTACAACGGATATTTGGCACGGCACCGCTTGGGATAGTTGAGTGGATAATAGCTCTATCCTTTGGTGTTGTTATATTTCTTGCGGACGAGTTACGCAAGTGGTATCTGCGCAGGTTTGTGCCGCCAACTGAGCGGGGTTATTTTGGCAGGGAGCCGGTAACGCCTGCAGAAGAAGAAGCGTACAGAAAGCGTGAAGCAGCTGCATAA
- a CDS encoding N-acetylmuramoyl-L-alanine amidase, protein MHDLNQIGEARAKLSIIIAAAIAITAFIGLGLYLVFTVGEDKDTIKTPTLVGSNISKAREIAQAHGLKIEIDAWLFDKTHPINEVISQKPLPNKPIRKGDRIIVRVSSGNDRKNARKSDEKSARKSIAVDEDLKPLPTPPLEPQMPTPNVQRYVIVIDAGHQSHANLEREPIGPGAKETKEKCSGGTRGAISKTPEYKVTLEIAMKLKTKLEAKGLKVVMTRDKNDVNLSNIERANIANSACAALFVRIHADGDADPTKNGISTLYPAPNNWTALIHQESFNAARIIQKNVVAFTKHEDNGIVARSDLTGFNWSKVPTVLVETGFMTNPEEDAALNDPSYQDRLAAGICQGIVDYLQGRQQ, encoded by the coding sequence ATGCATGATTTAAATCAAATCGGTGAAGCCAGAGCTAAACTTAGCATTATAATTGCTGCTGCTATCGCTATTACTGCTTTTATTGGATTAGGGCTGTATCTGGTTTTTACCGTTGGCGAAGATAAAGACACCATCAAGACTCCTACTCTTGTTGGCAGTAATATTTCGAAAGCCAGAGAAATAGCGCAGGCTCATGGCTTAAAGATCGAGATCGATGCTTGGCTTTTTGATAAAACCCATCCCATAAATGAAGTGATTTCGCAAAAACCTTTACCCAATAAGCCAATAAGAAAAGGCGATAGAATTATTGTCAGAGTAAGTAGCGGCAATGACCGCAAAAATGCTAGAAAATCAGACGAAAAATCCGCCAGGAAATCAATTGCTGTTGACGAAGACCTGAAGCCTCTGCCTACCCCGCCTCTTGAGCCACAGATGCCCACGCCGAATGTCCAGCGCTACGTCATAGTAATTGATGCAGGTCACCAAAGCCATGCGAACCTTGAGCGTGAACCAATTGGCCCCGGCGCTAAAGAAACCAAAGAGAAATGCTCTGGCGGCACACGCGGAGCTATTTCAAAGACGCCTGAGTACAAAGTGACTCTTGAAATAGCGATGAAGCTAAAAACCAAACTTGAAGCGAAAGGCCTTAAAGTGGTTATGACGCGAGATAAAAACGACGTAAACCTGAGTAATATTGAGCGTGCAAATATCGCCAACAGTGCGTGCGCTGCTCTTTTTGTCAGGATACATGCAGATGGAGACGCGGACCCGACAAAAAATGGCATCTCTACCTTGTATCCTGCTCCAAATAATTGGACTGCTCTCATCCATCAAGAGAGCTTCAACGCCGCCCGCATAATTCAAAAAAATGTAGTGGCGTTTACTAAACATGAGGATAATGGCATTGTTGCGCGGAGCGACTTAACCGGCTTCAACTGGTCAAAAGTCCCCACAGTTCTAGTTGAAACTGGATTTATGACAAATCCCGAAGAAGATGCCGCATTAAATGATCCTTCCTACCAGGACAGGCTGGCTGCAGGAATCTGCCAGGGCATTGTTGACTACCTGCAAGGACGGCAACAGTAA
- a CDS encoding ABC transporter ATP-binding protein: MALIELKSVSKVYVTGPTSFTALSDIDLSVESGDFVAVMGPSGSGKSTLLNILGLLDKPTSGTYLFEGENVAFKSDRELAHIRGQKIGFVFQFYNLIPRLTVLRNVEVPMIYAGIPVAERRQRAIEHLRYVGLENRINYYPNSLSGGETQRAAIARALVNNPKVILADEPTGNLDTKTGHEILDLLTELNRKGSTVILITHERDIANYAKRIIRIQDGRIRISKWSRILKSLFSR, translated from the coding sequence GTGGCATTAATTGAGTTAAAAAGCGTAAGCAAAGTCTATGTCACCGGCCCTACTTCATTTACAGCTTTAAGCGATATCGATTTAAGTGTCGAAAGCGGTGATTTTGTAGCTGTTATGGGACCCTCCGGCAGCGGTAAGTCAACCCTGCTAAATATCCTTGGGTTACTGGATAAGCCAACCAGCGGCACTTATTTATTTGAAGGCGAAAATGTCGCTTTTAAGAGCGACCGCGAGTTGGCGCACATCAGAGGGCAAAAAATTGGTTTTGTTTTTCAGTTCTACAACTTGATACCCAGGCTTACCGTCCTTCGTAACGTTGAAGTACCAATGATATATGCGGGAATACCTGTGGCAGAGCGTAGACAACGTGCTATCGAGCACCTTCGATACGTTGGCCTCGAAAACAGAATAAATTATTATCCCAATAGCTTATCAGGCGGCGAGACACAGCGGGCGGCAATCGCAAGGGCACTGGTCAATAATCCAAAAGTTATATTAGCAGATGAGCCGACTGGGAATTTAGATACAAAAACCGGCCACGAGATATTAGACCTTCTGACTGAGCTCAATAGAAAAGGCTCAACCGTTATACTTATAACCCATGAACGGGACATCGCAAATTATGCAAAAAGAATTATCAGAATTCAGGATGGCAGAATAAGGATTTCTAAATGGTCGAGAATATTAAAATCGCTCTTTTCTCGGTAG
- a CDS encoding SpoIIE family protein phosphatase has translation MIIRKNVTSETNNAAQAFTDMLSLLIESARSISGKLPLQDLENIIIEEAKQVFRANAVWLLVYDSGDDLLRIDRYWGPGEEMFKGFTVKPGIGIPGKVFLTQQPEIIFEADPRLKLVPSDKISEKDIPVLVAYPLTVEDRKIGVFGFSSEMLGKLGIPEAEIDFLVSAFVNHIAAAMDTAHVFEEKRAIEIELKNSIQSLQTLNDLAQKVTREADPNKMADKLADAARLLLNSAYASVLLYNETEENFLTISWSEGATSYTEVKDFNIKLRNYDGLYGEMYRTKKPIRLNDISPNYLSKGLPKGHATIRGLLGAPLLDSNGNFMGHVIVTNKLDGLSFTKTDEELLTALCAHVSVAIERAQAYEKEHTVAEALQQAILAIPRNLPGIELGIVYESAAEIAKVGGDFYDLFDLGGGKVGILVGDVSGKGLEAATITSMVKSTIRAFAYMGISPASVLSEANKVISWQLGTNKFVTVIYGVLDLVTGKLVFSRAGHPDIIIWRNEQCELCEVDSNLPLGIFSEVIYDQNEIDLAVGDGVILYTDGLVETMFKGQTIDEQILIKGLSQITPGKSPQDIAYELVSMAKGFTSGRSEDDIAVMVLRRAE, from the coding sequence ATGATAATAAGGAAAAATGTCACAAGCGAAACAAATAATGCGGCTCAAGCCTTTACCGATATGCTATCTCTGCTTATTGAATCAGCTCGTTCAATAAGCGGTAAACTGCCCCTGCAAGATTTGGAAAATATCATTATCGAAGAAGCAAAACAGGTGTTCCGCGCAAATGCTGTTTGGCTGTTAGTATATGATTCGGGCGATGACCTTCTTAGAATAGATCGCTATTGGGGTCCAGGCGAGGAGATGTTTAAGGGTTTTACGGTAAAGCCGGGCATCGGCATTCCAGGTAAAGTTTTTTTAACACAGCAGCCCGAGATCATTTTTGAGGCGGATCCCAGGCTCAAGCTGGTGCCGAGCGATAAAATATCTGAGAAAGACATTCCCGTCTTAGTCGCATATCCGCTTACTGTTGAAGACAGAAAAATTGGAGTTTTTGGATTCTCATCGGAGATGCTTGGAAAATTAGGGATACCGGAGGCAGAGATAGATTTTTTGGTCTCAGCTTTTGTTAATCACATCGCAGCGGCGATGGATACTGCGCACGTATTTGAAGAGAAACGAGCGATTGAGATTGAATTAAAAAATAGCATCCAGAGTCTCCAGACCTTAAACGACCTTGCACAAAAGGTGACCAGGGAAGCAGACCCCAATAAAATGGCAGATAAACTGGCCGATGCGGCAAGGCTTTTACTCAATAGTGCATACGCATCTGTATTGCTCTACAACGAAACAGAGGAGAATTTCCTTACAATATCCTGGTCGGAAGGTGCGACCAGTTACACTGAGGTCAAGGATTTTAACATTAAGCTAAGGAATTATGATGGCCTGTACGGTGAGATGTACAGGACTAAAAAACCCATTCGGTTAAATGATATATCTCCTAACTATTTAAGCAAAGGTCTGCCTAAAGGCCATGCCACTATACGGGGTCTTCTGGGTGCTCCGCTTTTGGATTCAAATGGTAATTTCATGGGGCATGTTATAGTCACCAATAAGCTGGATGGCCTATCCTTTACAAAGACCGACGAAGAGCTATTGACTGCGTTGTGTGCTCACGTTTCTGTGGCAATTGAAAGAGCTCAGGCGTATGAAAAAGAGCATACTGTAGCGGAGGCACTTCAGCAAGCCATTCTTGCGATACCAAGGAACTTACCTGGGATAGAGTTGGGTATTGTTTATGAGTCAGCTGCAGAAATTGCTAAAGTCGGAGGGGACTTTTACGATCTTTTTGACCTTGGAGGCGGTAAGGTTGGCATTCTTGTTGGTGATGTATCGGGAAAGGGCCTTGAGGCTGCAACGATTACATCAATGGTTAAAAGCACTATCAGGGCATTTGCATATATGGGGATTTCACCTGCATCAGTGCTCTCTGAAGCAAATAAGGTTATTTCCTGGCAGCTTGGTACGAATAAGTTTGTAACCGTAATATATGGTGTGCTTGATCTGGTAACTGGCAAACTTGTATTCTCCCGTGCAGGTCACCCAGATATCATTATCTGGCGAAACGAGCAGTGTGAGCTTTGCGAAGTCGATAGTAATCTTCCGCTTGGCATATTCAGCGAAGTCATCTACGACCAGAACGAGATCGATCTTGCAGTTGGGGACGGAGTAATCCTTTACACAGACGGCCTGGTTGAGACGATGTTTAAAGGGCAAACCATAGATGAACAAATTTTAATTAAGGGGCTTAGCCAGATTACCCCTGGCAAGTCACCACAGGATATCGCCTATGAACTGGTTAGTATGGCCAAGGGATTTACAAGTGGCAGATCCGAGGACGATATTGCCGTGATGGTTCTTAGAAGGGCAGAATAA